In Pseudobacter ginsenosidimutans, the following are encoded in one genomic region:
- a CDS encoding efflux RND transporter permease subunit, with protein MNISELSLRRPVLATVLNIMIVLFGIIGFTFLGIRDYPAIDPPNVSVSTSYPGANAEIVESQITEPLEKAINGIAGVKNITSTSSQGTSRINVEFDLSIDLEAAANDVRDKVSQASRSLPDDLPAPPVVSKADASSDAIISMTVQSNTRNQLQVTEYANNVLVERLQTIPGVSAIQIWGEKRYAMRIWFNPARLSAYSLTPTDVQTALARENVELPSGKIAGNATELSIRTFGRLFTEEDFNNVIIKNVGGNDIRLKDVAEAVLGPENEETILKESGVPMIALALVPQPGSNYVSISDEFYKRYDQLKKEVPADISLNIAMDQTRFIKQSISEVEETLIIALILVVLIIYLFFRSWLIAVRPLIDIPVALIGAFFIMYLSGFTINVLSLLGIVLATGLVVDDGIVVTENIFKKMEQGMDKYRAAKEGSKEIYFAVISTSITLAVVFLPIIFLEGFVGRLFREFGIVVAGAVLISALVSLTLTPVLNVKLTRNVHQHGWFYRVTEPLFQGMERGYYNSLKGFMKVRWIAFLIIAGCLAIIFGIGSQLQSELAPLEDRSQFRLSLTAPEGTSFDYMDNYVDQIGQLMIDSVPEKRIVLTITAPGFSGAGSVNSGTVRVTLVDPKDRTRSQDEIVAMVNRNLPKYTAGRAFTVQEQTISVNRRAGQPVQFVIQNNDFEKIKAILPKFLEEAHKSNVLTNVDADLKFNKPELQIDVDRIKASQLGVSIADVSQTLQLALSNLRLGYFYREGKQYQVIGQVARSDRDDPTDLKNIYVRNNRGEIISMDNLVSIREETTPPTLYHFNRYKSATISAGTAPGKTLGDGIKVMEEIAQKLLDDTFATSLSGPSRDFAESSGNILFAFVLAVVLIYLVLAAQFESFIDPFVILITMALAIAGAVLSLWIFNQTLNIFSQIGMIMLIGLVTKNGILIVEFANQKQMAGLPKKQAVTEAAQARLRPILMTNLAMALGALPIALSLGAAATSRIPLGIVIVGGILFALILTLYVIPAMYTYMVGTKKKSAMELAEEAFAENGTEHTPHQDATHA; from the coding sequence ATGAATATCTCTGAACTGAGTTTACGCAGGCCGGTACTGGCAACGGTACTGAACATCATGATCGTGCTGTTCGGTATCATCGGTTTCACGTTCCTGGGTATACGCGATTATCCCGCCATCGATCCGCCGAACGTGAGTGTGAGTACGTCCTATCCCGGCGCCAACGCAGAGATCGTGGAATCACAGATCACCGAACCGCTGGAAAAAGCCATCAACGGTATCGCAGGTGTAAAGAATATCACCAGCACCAGCAGCCAGGGCACCAGCCGTATCAACGTGGAATTCGATCTCAGCATCGACCTGGAAGCTGCGGCTAATGATGTACGTGATAAGGTGTCGCAGGCATCACGTTCACTGCCTGACGATCTTCCCGCCCCACCCGTAGTATCCAAGGCAGACGCCAGCTCGGACGCCATCATCTCCATGACCGTGCAGAGCAATACCCGCAACCAGTTGCAGGTAACGGAATATGCCAACAACGTGCTCGTTGAAAGATTGCAGACCATTCCCGGTGTAAGCGCCATCCAGATCTGGGGTGAAAAAAGATATGCCATGCGTATCTGGTTCAATCCCGCCAGGCTCAGCGCCTACAGCCTCACGCCTACCGATGTGCAAACCGCCCTCGCCCGCGAGAACGTGGAACTGCCTTCCGGTAAGATCGCCGGTAACGCAACGGAACTTTCCATCCGCACCTTCGGCCGCCTTTTCACCGAAGAGGATTTCAATAATGTGATCATCAAGAATGTGGGTGGGAATGATATCCGCCTCAAGGATGTTGCCGAAGCAGTACTGGGCCCGGAGAATGAAGAGACCATCCTGAAAGAATCCGGCGTGCCCATGATCGCACTGGCGCTGGTGCCGCAGCCGGGCTCCAATTATGTATCCATCTCCGATGAATTCTATAAACGCTACGACCAATTAAAGAAAGAAGTTCCCGCAGATATTTCGCTCAATATCGCGATGGACCAGACCAGGTTCATCAAGCAGTCCATTTCCGAAGTAGAAGAAACCCTCATCATCGCCCTCATCCTGGTGGTATTGATCATCTACCTCTTCTTCAGAAGCTGGCTGATTGCCGTGCGCCCGCTGATAGATATCCCCGTGGCATTGATCGGCGCCTTCTTCATCATGTACCTGAGCGGCTTCACCATCAACGTACTCTCATTGCTCGGAATCGTACTGGCAACAGGACTTGTGGTGGACGATGGTATCGTGGTAACGGAAAATATCTTCAAGAAAATGGAACAGGGCATGGATAAATACCGTGCTGCCAAAGAAGGTTCCAAGGAAATATACTTTGCCGTAATCTCCACCAGTATCACACTGGCGGTGGTATTCCTGCCGATCATCTTCCTGGAAGGTTTTGTAGGACGCTTGTTCCGCGAGTTCGGCATCGTGGTGGCCGGTGCGGTACTGATCTCCGCCCTGGTATCACTCACACTCACACCTGTACTCAACGTGAAGCTCACACGAAATGTACATCAGCATGGCTGGTTCTATCGTGTTACCGAACCGCTTTTCCAGGGAATGGAGCGAGGCTACTACAATTCACTGAAAGGCTTCATGAAAGTGAGATGGATAGCCTTCCTGATCATCGCCGGCTGTCTGGCTATCATTTTCGGCATCGGAAGTCAATTGCAATCCGAGCTGGCGCCGCTCGAAGACAGAAGCCAGTTCCGTTTATCGCTCACCGCACCGGAGGGCACGTCCTTCGACTATATGGACAATTACGTTGACCAGATCGGTCAGCTGATGATCGATTCCGTTCCTGAAAAAAGGATCGTGCTCACCATTACCGCTCCGGGCTTCAGTGGCGCAGGTTCCGTGAACTCAGGCACTGTGCGTGTAACCCTGGTGGATCCGAAAGATCGTACCCGCTCGCAGGACGAGATCGTAGCGATGGTGAACCGCAATCTTCCCAAATACACTGCAGGCCGCGCTTTCACCGTACAGGAGCAAACCATCTCCGTGAACCGCCGCGCCGGTCAGCCCGTGCAGTTCGTAATCCAGAACAACGATTTTGAAAAGATAAAAGCCATCCTTCCCAAATTCCTCGAAGAAGCACACAAAAGCAATGTGCTTACTAACGTGGATGCAGACCTGAAATTCAATAAACCCGAATTGCAGATCGATGTGGACCGGATCAAGGCCAGCCAGCTGGGCGTGAGCATTGCCGATGTGAGCCAAACCCTGCAACTGGCGCTCAGTAACCTTCGCCTCGGTTATTTCTACCGCGAAGGAAAACAATACCAGGTGATCGGACAGGTGGCAAGAAGCGACCGCGATGATCCCACCGACCTCAAGAATATCTATGTGCGCAATAACAGGGGCGAGATCATTTCCATGGACAACCTCGTATCTATCCGGGAAGAGACCACGCCTCCCACCCTCTACCATTTCAACCGTTACAAATCGGCTACCATTTCTGCCGGTACAGCGCCTGGTAAGACTTTGGGCGATGGTATCAAGGTAATGGAAGAGATCGCGCAAAAACTGCTGGACGATACTTTCGCCACTTCGCTTTCAGGTCCTTCGCGCGATTTTGCCGAAAGCTCCGGTAATATCCTCTTTGCGTTTGTGCTGGCCGTAGTGCTGATCTACCTGGTACTGGCGGCGCAATTCGAAAGCTTCATCGATCCATTCGTGATCCTGATCACCATGGCCCTGGCCATTGCCGGCGCCGTGCTCAGTCTCTGGATCTTCAACCAGACACTCAATATCTTTTCGCAGATCGGTATGATCATGCTGATTGGTCTGGTTACCAAGAATGGTATCCTGATTGTGGAGTTCGCCAACCAGAAACAAATGGCTGGCCTGCCGAAGAAACAGGCCGTAACAGAAGCGGCGCAGGCGCGTCTGAGGCCGATCCTCATGACCAACCTCGCGATGGCGCTTGGAGCATTGCCCATTGCATTATCGCTTGGTGCGGCAGCCACCAGCCGGATCCCGCTCGGTATCGTGATCGTAGGCGGTATCCTCTTTGCGTTGATACTGACCCTGTATGTGATCCCGGCCATGTATACTTATATGGTGGGCACCAAAAAGAAAAGTGCCATGGAGCTCGCCGAAGAAGCATTCGCTGAAAACGGAACTGAGCATACGCCGCATCAGGATGCAACACATGCATAA
- a CDS encoding TolC family protein: MMRSLCLIVSFFTITAVQAQDIMSLQDAVALALKNNYDIRMSRNDSASYALDNDYAYAAFLPKLNATATKVWNNNAQKQELQNGNKPSATGIRSNNLQASVNLQWTLFDGLKMFVTRDKLEEFERLGSLGVKTQVVNTVASVVNGYFDIVRQKQQLKAIEEQISINEERVKLADKKLSVGLGSKPELLQARVDLNAQRAQRLTQQTLIAQLRDNLNQLIGFKSGSVYEVNDSIPINTTLQYGDLKNNLEQSNPGLLFAKKNIDIAQLTVKERKAELFPTLNFNSAYNFSQTRNTTVINTFTALFNQNKGFNYGFGINVPILNGFNTNRLIKQAKLDVQYQQLVYENEFTKVDVGLSNAFKDYELQKQLLVLEEDNITLAKENVFIALERFRQGVSTWLELRDAQQSLELSYNRLIAARYNTKLAETELLRLKGDLVH; this comes from the coding sequence ATGATGAGATCCCTTTGTTTGATAGTTTCTTTCTTCACCATCACCGCTGTTCAGGCGCAGGACATCATGAGCCTGCAGGATGCCGTCGCGCTGGCGCTGAAGAACAATTACGATATACGCATGAGCCGGAACGACTCCGCATCTTATGCACTGGATAACGATTATGCCTACGCGGCATTCCTGCCAAAGCTAAACGCCACGGCCACCAAAGTATGGAACAACAATGCGCAAAAACAGGAATTGCAGAATGGCAACAAACCCTCCGCTACCGGTATCCGCAGCAATAACCTGCAGGCATCGGTGAACCTGCAATGGACCTTGTTCGATGGTCTCAAAATGTTTGTGACCCGCGATAAACTGGAAGAGTTCGAACGCCTCGGTTCCCTTGGCGTAAAAACACAGGTGGTGAATACCGTAGCCTCAGTAGTAAATGGTTATTTCGATATCGTTCGCCAGAAACAACAACTGAAAGCCATCGAAGAGCAGATCAGCATCAATGAAGAGAGAGTGAAACTGGCTGATAAGAAATTATCGGTTGGCCTTGGCAGTAAGCCCGAGCTGCTGCAGGCGCGAGTAGACCTCAATGCGCAACGCGCGCAGCGATTGACACAGCAAACACTCATCGCACAGCTTCGCGATAACCTCAACCAGCTGATCGGTTTCAAGTCCGGTTCCGTGTACGAAGTGAATGATAGCATCCCTATCAATACAACATTGCAATACGGCGACCTGAAGAACAACCTGGAGCAAAGCAATCCGGGACTGCTCTTCGCCAAAAAGAACATCGATATCGCACAACTCACAGTAAAGGAAAGAAAGGCTGAATTGTTTCCCACTCTCAATTTCAATTCGGCCTATAACTTCTCCCAGACCCGCAATACAACGGTGATCAATACCTTCACCGCCCTCTTCAACCAGAACAAAGGCTTCAACTATGGTTTCGGTATCAATGTACCCATCCTGAACGGCTTCAATACCAACCGCCTGATCAAACAGGCAAAGCTGGATGTACAGTATCAGCAACTGGTATACGAGAACGAGTTCACCAAAGTGGATGTTGGTCTCAGTAACGCTTTCAAAGATTATGAACTCCAGAAACAGTTGCTGGTACTGGAGGAAGACAATATCACGCTCGCCAAGGAAAATGTTTTCATTGCTTTGGAGAGGTTCCGTCAGGGTGTTAGCACCTGGCTGGAGCTCCGGGATGCCCAGCAGAGCCTGGAACTTAGCTACAACCGCCTGATCGCGGCCCGCTACAATACCAAGCTGGCGGAGACAGAATTACTGCGTCTCAAAGGCGATCTGGTACATTAA
- the purE gene encoding 5-(carboxyamino)imidazole ribonucleotide mutase, with protein sequence MQAAADVLKSFGISFELTVVSAHRTPMRMVKYAAAAKERGLKVIIAGAGGAAHLPGMVASITPLPVIGVPIKSSNSIDGWDSVLSILQMPNGIPVATVALNAAKNAGILAASIIGAFDADLGEKVTAYKQQLESEVLHKVDKLKSEGWSNSFD encoded by the coding sequence ATGCAGGCAGCTGCGGATGTGCTGAAGAGCTTTGGCATATCCTTTGAGTTGACTGTGGTATCAGCACACCGGACCCCCATGCGCATGGTGAAATACGCCGCTGCGGCCAAAGAGAGAGGATTGAAAGTGATCATTGCCGGCGCCGGTGGCGCTGCGCATTTGCCCGGGATGGTAGCATCCATCACTCCCCTTCCTGTGATTGGCGTTCCGATCAAATCTTCCAACTCAATCGACGGATGGGACTCTGTATTGTCGATCCTTCAAATGCCTAATGGCATCCCCGTTGCTACTGTAGCCCTCAATGCTGCAAAAAATGCAGGCATCCTGGCAGCCAGTATCATCGGCGCCTTCGATGCAGACCTCGGCGAAAAAGTAACCGCATACAAACAACAACTGGAAAGCGAAGTTTTACATAAGGTAGATAAGCTAAAATCGGAAGGCTGGTCCAACAGCTTTGATTAA
- a CDS encoding DUF6929 family protein has translation MKIKLIEYKEVPSFPSGSGIEFYDDKVFLVGDDSREVMVLNKRWKEIERVPLLPGTEARVPKAVKSDLEATTVVTVNRIPRLLILGSGSLDKNRNKAILFNLDSYLKDEFDLTPFYNRIAKAGVKNMNIEAAALVEDHIILGNRGNRKNPVNQLIITRNAFWKHQQQAEITLIDLELPVKDSKGIGISGMAYSLLNDTLIFTASTEQTDNAVDDGSIGDSYMGIIENASRKIGRKSLKVNELINLGEVHELFKGFKIESVCIQSEKSNRMKLHLVADNDTGKSYLFKVRVKW, from the coding sequence ATGAAAATTAAATTGATCGAATACAAGGAAGTTCCTTCATTTCCTTCCGGATCTGGTATTGAGTTTTATGACGACAAGGTTTTTCTTGTAGGTGATGATTCCAGGGAAGTGATGGTGCTGAACAAAAGGTGGAAGGAAATTGAACGCGTCCCCCTGCTCCCGGGTACGGAAGCGCGCGTACCCAAAGCAGTAAAATCCGACCTCGAAGCCACCACCGTAGTTACGGTCAACCGGATCCCGCGACTCCTCATCCTCGGCTCAGGATCGCTCGATAAGAACCGCAACAAAGCCATCCTCTTCAATCTCGACAGCTATCTCAAAGACGAATTCGATCTCACTCCTTTCTATAACCGAATTGCCAAAGCGGGCGTAAAGAATATGAATATCGAAGCGGCTGCTCTGGTAGAAGATCATATCATCCTGGGTAACCGCGGCAATCGCAAGAATCCCGTAAACCAGCTGATCATCACCCGCAACGCTTTCTGGAAACACCAGCAACAGGCCGAGATCACACTCATCGATCTCGAACTGCCGGTAAAAGACAGCAAAGGCATCGGCATCTCCGGAATGGCTTACTCCCTCCTCAACGACACACTCATCTTCACTGCTTCCACAGAACAAACCGACAATGCAGTAGATGACGGCTCCATCGGCGACAGCTACATGGGCATCATCGAAAATGCATCCCGCAAGATCGGAAGAAAAAGCCTCAAAGTAAATGAACTGATCAATCTCGGAGAAGTGCATGAGCTCTTCAAGGGATTCAAGATCGAATCTGTTTGTATACAGTCTGAGAAATCAAACAGAATGAAATTGCATTTGGTGGCGGATAATGATACCGGGAAGAGCTACTTGTTCAAAGTGCGTGTAAAATGGTAG
- the bshC gene encoding bacillithiol biosynthesis cysteine-adding enzyme BshC: MNCSTTQLPYSNTGYFSKVVIDYLNGSPELRPFYEHLPNIEGIKAAIGQRQQFIQERKLLVEGLQEQYKSLSPAEKVQRNIQSLLLDNTFTITTAHQPAIFTGHLYFIYKIVHTIRLADQLKKELPEYNFVPVFWMGSEDADLDELGNIWLSGDKLVWNTRQTGAVGRMNTKGLDQMIHRISGELSVLPHGEELIKMIREAYLNSPDIQTATFKLIHELFAEYGLVTIIPDTALLKRLMVSVFEDDLYHQTPGTIVEKTIAKLGEHYKVQANPRAINLFYLKDGIRELIEWKNDHYEVRNTQLRFTKAELAVELNEHPDRFSPNVILRGLYQETLLPNIAFIGGGGETSYWLELKDLFHHYKVPYPVLVVRNSFLMVEKKWEEKIERMGLQISDFFQGEQQLLTSLVTRQANGHLKLAQELEATSQLYEAIRVKASQVDETLVAHIEALKARTVKPLQELEKKMLRAEKRKYEAEQQQIQQIRQALFPTGGLQERVENFMPYYAKWGRQFIDCIYKSSLSLEQEFVIIKES, from the coding sequence ATGAATTGTAGCACTACACAACTACCTTACAGCAATACGGGATACTTTTCCAAAGTGGTGATCGATTATCTGAATGGATCGCCGGAATTACGCCCGTTCTATGAGCATCTGCCCAATATCGAAGGCATCAAAGCGGCCATCGGGCAGCGTCAGCAATTCATCCAGGAAAGGAAACTGCTGGTAGAAGGACTGCAGGAGCAATACAAATCTCTATCGCCCGCAGAGAAAGTGCAGCGGAACATTCAATCTCTTCTTCTCGATAATACATTTACCATTACCACAGCGCATCAGCCCGCTATCTTTACTGGTCATTTGTATTTCATTTATAAGATCGTTCACACTATCCGGCTGGCAGACCAGCTAAAAAAGGAACTGCCCGAATACAATTTCGTGCCTGTTTTCTGGATGGGTAGTGAAGATGCTGATCTGGACGAGCTCGGCAATATCTGGCTGAGTGGCGACAAACTCGTTTGGAATACACGCCAGACCGGCGCCGTTGGCCGCATGAACACAAAGGGCCTGGATCAAATGATTCACCGCATCTCCGGTGAATTGTCTGTATTACCACATGGAGAAGAGCTGATCAAAATGATCAGGGAGGCTTATCTCAACAGTCCTGATATCCAAACTGCCACTTTCAAACTGATCCATGAGCTGTTTGCCGAATATGGACTGGTTACCATCATTCCTGACACTGCCCTGCTCAAAAGGCTGATGGTATCTGTGTTTGAAGATGATCTTTATCACCAGACGCCCGGCACCATCGTTGAAAAAACGATCGCCAAACTGGGCGAACATTATAAAGTACAGGCCAATCCCCGCGCCATCAATCTTTTTTACCTGAAAGATGGTATTCGTGAACTGATCGAATGGAAGAACGATCATTACGAAGTACGTAACACGCAGCTCCGATTCACAAAGGCGGAACTTGCCGTGGAACTGAATGAGCATCCTGACCGTTTCAGTCCGAATGTGATCCTTCGCGGTCTCTACCAGGAAACATTGCTGCCGAATATCGCTTTCATCGGTGGTGGCGGCGAAACAAGTTACTGGCTGGAACTGAAGGACCTCTTCCATCATTACAAAGTGCCTTATCCGGTACTGGTAGTGCGTAATTCTTTTTTGATGGTGGAGAAGAAATGGGAAGAAAAGATCGAAAGGATGGGATTGCAGATCAGTGATTTTTTCCAGGGCGAGCAGCAATTGCTAACGTCACTGGTCACCCGCCAGGCGAATGGTCACCTGAAGCTGGCGCAGGAATTGGAAGCCACTTCGCAACTCTATGAAGCCATCCGCGTAAAAGCCTCACAGGTGGATGAAACCCTGGTTGCGCATATCGAAGCGCTGAAAGCCCGTACGGTAAAGCCTTTGCAAGAGCTGGAGAAGAAAATGCTTCGGGCAGAAAAAAGAAAATACGAAGCCGAGCAACAGCAGATCCAGCAGATCAGGCAGGCATTATTCCCAACCGGCGGATTGCAGGAGCGCGTAGAGAATTTCATGCCTTATTATGCGAAATGGGGAAGACAGTTCATTGACTGCATCTATAAAAGCAGTCTGTCGTTGGAGCAGGAGTTTGTGATCATCAAAGAAAGCTGA
- a CDS encoding NAD(P)/FAD-dependent oxidoreductase, with protein sequence MTQQVTIAGGGVIGLCCAWYLQKKGLQVTVIDRNDITKGTSFGNAGYVSPSHIIPLSSPGIIAKGLRWMLSSTSPFYIKPRLNADLIRWCLAFWRNANHTTMNRNIPPLFDILMLSRELTSDMKEELGNRFRMEEKGIFMMYKSPATEKHEHELAKEANALGLETIICNGKEVQDMETEVEINVRGGVLYPIDCHLHPGDFMRTLHEALVKAGVRFQLNTNITGFEKQGSKVTAVITDKGKFDCDELVLAPGSWLPILNKELGIHLLLQGGKGYSMTFEKVERNLQYPAILVDHRTAMTPMGADLRMGGTMEISGLGSPTLVKRAQAIYNAAKLYYPDLPVQFPSTERIWHGYRPLTPDGLPYIGRHSRYSNLVIACGHAMLGLSLAAGTGKLVEEIITGATPSINYSAFSVERK encoded by the coding sequence ATGACCCAACAAGTAACAATTGCAGGCGGTGGTGTGATCGGCTTATGCTGCGCCTGGTATCTTCAGAAAAAAGGACTACAGGTAACTGTTATAGACCGTAACGATATTACCAAAGGAACTTCGTTTGGTAATGCAGGTTATGTTTCTCCCAGTCATATCATTCCACTGTCATCGCCGGGCATCATTGCCAAAGGGCTCCGCTGGATGCTTAGTTCCACCAGCCCGTTCTATATCAAACCAAGATTGAATGCAGACCTGATCAGGTGGTGTCTCGCTTTCTGGCGCAATGCCAATCATACAACCATGAACAGGAATATCCCGCCACTCTTCGACATCCTGATGCTGAGCCGCGAGCTCACCAGCGACATGAAAGAAGAACTGGGAAACCGTTTTCGCATGGAGGAGAAAGGTATCTTCATGATGTACAAGAGTCCGGCTACCGAAAAACATGAACACGAGTTGGCGAAGGAAGCCAATGCACTCGGACTGGAAACCATTATCTGCAACGGAAAAGAAGTGCAGGATATGGAGACCGAAGTGGAGATCAATGTGAGGGGAGGAGTATTGTATCCCATCGATTGCCATTTACATCCCGGTGATTTCATGCGCACACTGCATGAAGCCCTGGTAAAAGCCGGCGTGAGATTCCAGCTCAATACCAATATCACCGGTTTTGAAAAACAAGGCAGTAAGGTAACGGCAGTGATCACTGATAAAGGTAAATTCGATTGTGATGAACTGGTGCTGGCCCCGGGATCCTGGCTGCCGATTCTCAATAAAGAACTCGGCATCCATTTATTATTGCAGGGAGGCAAAGGATATAGTATGACCTTCGAAAAAGTGGAACGTAATTTACAATATCCCGCCATCCTGGTAGATCATCGCACCGCCATGACCCCGATGGGGGCAGACCTCCGTATGGGCGGCACCATGGAGATCAGCGGGCTTGGCTCGCCTACACTGGTGAAACGCGCGCAGGCCATTTACAATGCCGCCAAACTGTATTATCCCGATCTGCCTGTTCAATTCCCGTCCACCGAAAGAATATGGCATGGTTACCGTCCATTGACGCCGGACGGGCTTCCCTATATCGGGCGTCACAGCCGGTACAGCAACCTCGTGATCGCCTGCGGTCATGCCATGCTGGGGCTCTCATTGGCTGCGGGAACAGGCAAGCTGGTGGAGGAGATCATCACAGGAGCCACGCCCAGTATCAATTACAGCGCTTTTAGCGTAGAAAGGAAATAA
- a CDS encoding aldehyde dehydrogenase (NADP(+)): protein MPYPDASLEAIDTICNNAWMAFHEFRLMSLKRRADFMRAIARRLDNADAALLKTAMEETHLPEARLRSEKTRTVFQLTSYAAACERGAWLDARIDTTHTDKNTVIPDLRKTLTPLGPVVVFGASNFPFAYSTAGGDTACAFAAGCPVIVKGHPAHAATSQMVADIILEAARETNMPEHVFAHVHGSSFEVGKALVEHPRVKAVGFTGSFAGGKQLWDWANARPEPIPVFSEMGSINPVFLFPEKLKNATKEIAEMYAASVTTSVGQFCTNPGLIVGVESKELDQFIELLGEGIAQTPPAAMLHPGIAKAYAEKRQTALSQQSVTEVAESRNTSEGAQGIATIATAPASAFLSNPVLHQEVFGPYSIVVRCADLTEMHLLVLKLEGQLTASLMATEQDILHNPALVESIKNIAGRFIMNGVPTGVTVALSMQHGGPFPATTDSRFSAVGADGIKRFARPVCYQGWPDSLLPDELKNANPLGIWRTVNDVLTREAIQ from the coding sequence ATGCCATATCCTGATGCCTCACTGGAAGCTATCGATACCATCTGCAATAATGCATGGATGGCATTTCATGAGTTTCGTTTGATGAGTCTGAAGCGGCGTGCTGACTTTATGCGCGCTATTGCAAGGCGACTGGATAATGCTGATGCGGCATTGCTGAAAACGGCCATGGAAGAAACGCATCTGCCTGAGGCGAGATTGAGATCTGAGAAAACTCGTACCGTATTTCAGCTTACCAGCTATGCAGCGGCCTGCGAGCGCGGTGCATGGCTGGATGCAAGGATAGATACAACTCATACTGATAAGAATACTGTGATCCCTGATCTGAGGAAAACGCTTACACCGCTTGGTCCGGTGGTGGTTTTCGGAGCCAGTAATTTCCCTTTCGCTTATAGTACGGCAGGAGGTGATACTGCTTGCGCTTTTGCTGCCGGTTGCCCGGTGATCGTGAAAGGGCATCCTGCGCATGCCGCCACTTCACAGATGGTGGCAGATATCATCCTTGAAGCAGCCCGCGAAACAAATATGCCTGAACATGTCTTTGCGCATGTGCATGGCAGTTCCTTCGAAGTGGGGAAGGCCCTGGTGGAACATCCGCGCGTGAAAGCTGTTGGCTTCACAGGTTCTTTTGCTGGTGGGAAGCAGCTTTGGGACTGGGCCAATGCAAGGCCCGAGCCCATTCCTGTTTTCTCGGAAATGGGAAGCATCAATCCTGTTTTTCTTTTTCCTGAAAAACTGAAAAACGCAACAAAGGAGATTGCGGAGATGTATGCGGCATCCGTTACTACCAGTGTTGGGCAATTCTGCACCAATCCCGGACTGATCGTGGGAGTGGAAAGCAAGGAACTGGACCAGTTCATCGAATTACTCGGCGAAGGCATCGCCCAAACACCCCCTGCAGCCATGCTGCACCCGGGCATTGCCAAAGCCTATGCAGAGAAGCGTCAGACTGCACTCTCCCAGCAATCAGTAACCGAAGTGGCAGAAAGCCGCAATACATCAGAAGGCGCCCAGGGCATTGCCACCATCGCTACTGCACCGGCATCGGCCTTTCTAAGCAATCCCGTACTGCATCAGGAAGTTTTTGGTCCTTACTCGATTGTAGTAAGATGTGCCGATCTAACGGAGATGCACCTGCTGGTTTTGAAACTGGAAGGTCAGCTTACTGCATCACTGATGGCAACGGAGCAGGACATCCTGCATAATCCCGCATTGGTGGAATCCATAAAAAATATTGCAGGAAGATTCATCATGAATGGTGTGCCTACAGGCGTTACCGTTGCACTTAGTATGCAGCACGGCGGACCTTTCCCTGCAACTACAGACAGCCGCTTTTCCGCTGTGGGCGCGGATGGCATCAAAAGATTCGCCAGACCCGTTTGCTACCAGGGCTGGCCGGACAGCCTGCTGCCCGATGAACTGAAGAACGCCAATCCACTCGGCATCTGGAGAACCGTGAACGATGTTCTTACAAGAGAGGCCATTCAATAG